In Acanthopagrus latus isolate v.2019 chromosome 17, fAcaLat1.1, whole genome shotgun sequence, the following are encoded in one genomic region:
- the LOC119006257 gene encoding interleukin-21 receptor-like: MKHLSLLLVSWCSSILAVTSSVKVDGKCLTDYRVTVTCVLNITGNPQEQPVNSLKFTLYDYYDKRKEEISCPVEVMSESQSYVCKLKNDSDTFDSDDSYVIKLCHESGCYNVTKEPFQPCVNIQLTPPLITEVQQTPETINISWINGYEDHVYLRDVPTYELLLESSLKGESKTLRSNSQRMSESVQRSQLKEGATYCIKVKSIVHFDVYEGTWSEWSPSTCIQNGAGEEQDNILVILTKTLGPLCVAIGVLLFVFYSPAVRMKIKTLSHTPSPAPFFKTLFQQHEGNLQEWLSPQGQIMLTYKPEEILTLDCVIASPKPTRKDPEENQVFSIPAVTQLAFTQCPSSYVGLPVIHEAPPPMTMVCPSDMSYTQLPCSVWGVGFGAVQVASSPPEDILSISSADSGCTFEDLTQSPECSVPNSPADDSPPPCIGTDYCILNKTAEGFAPVLVSKGSSVNVPPDSLQEVKS, translated from the exons ATGAAGCATCTGTCGCTCCTGTTGGTGAGTTGGTGCTCCAGCATCCTTGCAGTGACCAGCAGCGTCAAAG TTGATGGAAAATGTTTGACTGACTATCGGGTCACAGTTACCTGTGTGTTGAACATCACTGGTAATCCTCAAGAACAGCCTGTCAACAGCCTGAAATTCACTCTCTATGATTATTATGATAAGCG GAAGGAGGAGATCTCTTGTCCAGTTGAGGTGATGAGTGAGAGTCAGAGCTACGTCTGTAAACTCAAGAATGACTCTGATACTTTTGACAGTGATGATTCATATGTCATCAAACTTTGTCATGAATCTGGCTGCTACAATGTAACAAAAGAGCCTTTTCAACCATGTGTGAACA TTCAGCTGACACCACCACTTATAACCGAGGTCCAACAAACACCAGAGACGATTAACATCTCTTGGATAAATGGATATGAAGACCACGTGTACCTTCGCGATGTGCCTACCTACGAACTCTTACTTGAATCATCTTTAAAGGGGGAGAGCAAA ACTCTTCGTTCCAATTCCCAACGAATGTCTGAATCAGTTCAAAGATCACAGCTTAAAGAAGGTGCTACATATTGTATCAAAGTGAAATCTAttgttcattttgatgtttatgAGGGAACTTGGAGTGAATGGAGTCCATCAACATGCATACAAAATGGTGCAGGAGAAG AACAAGATAATATATTAGTCATTTTGACCAAAACTCTGGGCCCACTGTGTGTGGCTATTGGAGTCCTGCTGTTTGTATTCTACAGTCCTGCTGTGAG AATGAAGATAAAAACTCTGTCCCACACACCGTCGCCTGCCCCGTTCTTCAAAACACTTTTTCAGCAACATGAAGGCAATCTCCAG GAATGGCTTTCACCTCAAGGCCAAATTATGCTAACATACAAACCTGAGGAGATCTTGACCCTTGATTGCGTGATCGCTTCACCAAAACCAACAAGAAAGGACCCAGAGGAGAACCAGGTCTTCAGCATCCCTGCAGTAACACAACTGGCATTCACTCAGTGTCCAAGCTCCTATGTTGGTCTACCCGTGATACATGAGGCCCCTCCGCCCATGACTATGGTGTGTCCATCAGACATGTCTTACACTCAGCTCCCTTGCTCTGTCTGGGGGGTTGGCTTTGGAGCAGTCCAAGTTGCCTCCTCTCCACCTGAAGACATCCTCAGCATCAGCAGTGCAGACTCTGGCTGCACCTTTGAGGACCTGACCCAAAGCCCAGAGTGCAGTGTCCCAAACAGTCCTGCTGATGACAGCCCACCACCATGCATCGGCACTGATTACTGCATCCtcaataaaacagcagagggTTTTGCTCCTGTTTTAGTGTCCAAAGGAAGCAGCGTAAATGTTCCACCTGATTCCCTGCAAGAGGTGAAGAGCTAG